The Chitinophaga lutea genome contains the following window.
TAATTGTACGCCCGCAGGAACTTGGCTTCGGCTACAATTTCATTCCGTTCCTGTTCCGTCATCACGGTAATGCCCGGCACTTTTTCGATCACCTGGTTGGCGCGGCCGATGCCGGCGTAACAGGTGGCCCACAGATTCCAGGGGCCGCTTTCATCGGGACTGTTCACAAACGCCGCCAGGTTCTTGCCGTACGGCTCGTTTTTGTTATTGTCCACATCGTCGGCTTTGAACGCCATGGTGATATACACTTCTTCAAAGAACGTCCACTTCGACCCGTCGTGGCCCTGCAATGCCGCGTAGGTGGCGGTAATGCCCTGCAACGCATGCTGGCGGGTGGTCCAGAAGGTGTTCTCGGTGAGGTTCTGTTTATCGTCCAGTTCCAGGAATTTATCGGAGCACGCGGTCAGTAGCGTGGCGGAAAGCAAAAAGAGGACGGCTATTTTTAATCGCATAATTGTCGGTTTAAAATTTAGATTAGAATCCAACGTTGAGGCCGAACACAAAAGAGCGGCTCAGCGGGTAATATCCACGGTCTATCCCGCGGCTGAAAATGCCGGTGTTGGACAGGTCCGGATCAAAACCGGTGTATTTCGTAAACGTGAGCAGGTTGTAAGCGCCCGCATAAATCCGCAAACGGTCGAGGTGCATCCTGGAGCTGAGCTGTTGCGGGAGGGTGTAACCGATCTGCAGGTTACGCAAACGCAGGAACGACGCATCTTCCAGGAAATAATCGGACACGCGGAGGTTCTCGTTTTCGTCGGCGTTGGACAGGCGGTACACGGAGCCGTTCGGGTTGGAAGGGCTCCAGGCGTTCAGCAGGTCGGCGGAACGATAAAAACGGTACAGGAACATCTTCGCGCCGTTGTACATCTTCTGACCCTGTTTGCCGTTGAAGAACACCATCAGGTCGAAGTTTTTATAGCTCGCGTTGAAGGTGAGGCCGTAATCGAGATTAGGCAGGCCGTTGCCCATCAGTTGTTTGTCGTTATCGTCGAGCGCGCCGTCGCCGTTGGTGTCCACAAAACGGAGGTCACCGGGTTTGGCATTGGGCTGCAGCGGATCACCGGTTTTGCCCACATGCGCATCCACCTCGGCCTGCGAACGGAAAATACCGGCGGTTTTGTAGAGATAGAAAGATGCGAGGGCTTCGCCTTTTTTGGTGAGCGTGGTGCCGCGGTTGTTAAAGTCCACATACCCGTCGGCGATCACGCCTTCGTCGTAACCCAGGCGGATGATCTTGTTGCGGCTGTGCGATACGTTCACGGTCACATCCCAGTTGAAAGCCCTTGGAGCGGGGCGGTACGTGGCGGTCAGCTCCCATCCTTTATTCTCCATGTCGGCGATATTGGTCAGCGGCAGGGCCGTGATGCCGGATGAAGTGGGGATAGGCGTTTCGGCCAGCATGTCGGACGTTTTCGAGCTGAAATAGTCGAAGCTGCCGGTGATGGCGCCTTTCAGGAAACCGAAATTCACACCGGCATTGAGCGTGGCCGTCTGCTCCCATTTGATGTTGTTGTTGGCGAGGGTGGCCGCAATTGCGCCCACGTATACCTGCTGGCTCAGCGAGCTGCCGAAGGGATAGTTCAGGTACGGGTCGGAGCCTGCCAGGAAGATCTTGGCCAGGTACTGGAAGTTGCTCACGTTCTGGTTGCCCACGGTGCCGTAGCTCACGCGGGGCTTCAGCTCGGAAATCCAGGGAATGTTGAAGAAGTTTTCCTTGTGGAGGTTCCAGCCGGCGGAGAAAGAATAGAAATTACCGTAACGGTTCAGCGACCCGAACCGGGAAGAGCCGTCGCGGCGAAGGCTCGCCTGCAGGAAGTACTTATCGTCATAATTATAACTCGCGCGGCCGAAGTATGATTGCAGGGTGCTGGAGAAGTTCCAGCCGCCGGCGCGGATAAAGTCGCCCGTACCGTCGATGATCAGGCCAGAGAGCGACTCGATCAGCGGACTGCTGAGGTGATTGCCTGCGCCGGAAGTACCCTGGCTCACGGATTTCTCACGGGAGAAACCGTACATGGCTTTGAAATTGTGGTCGCCCAGTTGTTTTTCATAGTTGAGCAGGTGAGTGAACACGGTAAACTCATTCCTTCCACGGCTTTCGGAGCGGCTCGGGTTTTCCACCAGCGCCTGCGCGCCGAAGTCGTACGGGTCGGTTTGCGTATAATCGAAGGTGTTCACAATGTTGCGGCCCAACGTGAAGTTGTACGAAAATCCTTTCCACAGTTTCAGATCGGCGGCGATGTTGAACTGCAGGTGATCGTCGATCGTACTGCCGTTGTTCAGCATTCTTTCACCCACCGGGTTGCCGGAGCCGAGCTCTGTTTCAGGTTTGGCGAACCCGTTCACCGACGCCGCATCGTAAATGCGTTTGTGGGGAAGGGTGTTGTACACGTTCATGATCGGGGAAAAACCGGCGTTCCCGTCACCATTCACATCCCCGAAGTTTTTATTGTTGAACCGGGTGTAAGCGAGAATGGGGCTTATTTTAAGACGGTTGTTCAGCAGTTTGATCTCCGTGTTCAGGCGCACGTTGTCTCTTTTGGAACCGGAATTGATGATGGAGCCGGAATGTTCCCAGTGGCCCAGCGACAGGCGGTAGGATATTTTTTCCGACGCGCCGGCTACATCCACGTCATATTTCTGCTCCACGCCCTGTTTGGTGAAAGCCCCGAGCCAGTCCGAGTTCGCATATTTGCTGTCGTCCTGCACATAGATGGGCGGCGTTTCACCGTCGTTGGCGTAGGCTTCCTTCACCACCTTGTTCATGGGCGCTTTCCCCAGCAGGTCTATGTTGTTGTTCAGGCGATGCAGGGATACGTAAGAGTTGAAGGTAATCCGCGGCTCGCCGGTTTTTCCTTTTTTGGTGGTGATGATGATCACCCCGCCCGCGGCACGGGCACCATAAATGGTGGCGGCGGAGGCGTCTTTGAGGATGCTCACGGATTCGATGTCGTTCGGGTTGATGTCGTACGCATAGCCCAGGGGTATCCCGTCCACCACATACAGCGGGTTGGAGTTATTGATACTGTTGAGCCCGCGCACCAGCACCACCGGGTTGGCGGCCGGGTTGCCCGTACCGGCGCTCACGATCACGCCGGCCGCCTGCCCCTGGAGCATGGTGCCGATGTTGCCGGAGGGCTGCTTCGACAGGTTCTTGGTGTTCACGGAAGAAATCGCAGCCGTTACGTCGCCTTTCTTCTGGGTGCCATACCCGATCACCAATACCTCATCGAGGCCTTTTACGTTTTCTTCCAGCACTACCACCAGGTCTTTATTACTGGTGAGCACAATTTCCCGGGTCTGAAACCCGATCGAGGAAATGACCAGAGTGGCATTTTCGGGGACCGTCAGGGTAAAGGCGCCGGTTTCTCCGGTGAGCGTTCCGGCAGATGTGTTTTTAACCCCCACGCTGGCGCCCGGGATGGGCTTGCCATTCGTGTCCGTCACTTTACCTTTGAGGGTCCAGCTGGCGGGAGCGGCCTGAGCGATGACCGTTAACCCGGTTAAAAAAAGGAATAATAATATTCCGTTCCCCCGTAATAGTTTCCACATACGCATTTTGGTTTTTGGTTTTTTTGAAAAAAATAACATGGACTTATCCAGCTACTGCACGCATAGGTTATCTGAAAATGGACGTGAAAAGGCAGTACTGAAACAGGAAAGTAAAATAGAGCAGAAAAACAGGCGCAGCGGCATCCGACGCCTCTATCCAGGCCTTACAGGCACCTCTACATGACCTCTACAGGGGAGTTAACAAGCTGATAAATAAGTAATTAGAAATTTTTCAGGAAGTCAGACAGGCTGTCTTTGTGTTCGAGGTTGAATACTTTCCGCAGACGGTAGCGCGCCATTTCCACGGACTTTACGGAGATATTATTGAGGGATGCGATGTCTTTAATAGATAAGTTCAGGCGGATCTGCGCGCAAAGGCGGCGCTCATTTTCGGTGAGGCCGGGGAATTGTTGCAGGAGGTTATAGAAAAAATCTTTATGTATCTCGTTTACGGAAAGGTTGAAATCCTGCGCGTCTTTATTGATGTCGAGGTCGTGCTGGAATTTATGAACCATCCGGTTAAAGCGGGCGATGTTTTCCTTTTTGGCCTCGTTGTGGATATCGAGACTGGTCAGTTCGTCTATGAAGTGCCGGATCATTTCGTTGCGCTGGGAGATGTAGAGCGCGTAATTTTTGAGGTCGTTGTCCCGGAACTCCAGCTTGTCGTTCAGGGCCGCCTTTTCCATGAGGGCGCCGTCAAGTTCCTGTTTGATCAGGGCGCGCCGCACCGCCTCCAGCTCCTGTTCTTTTTTCTGCTTTTGCCTCAGCTTGCTGTAAAAGAGCAGTCCTATTATAATAATAAGGACTACCCCCACAGCCAGCGCGTTCCGCTGGAAGGCGCGCAGCTCCTTCTGGGCCACGAGGGTGATGATCCGGGTTTCGTTTTCCTGGGCTTCCCTTTTGAGCTTGAGGGCCGAAATCGCTTCGCTTTTGCTTTTGGAAAGAATCTGGTTCCGGACTTTGGTGTATTCCTGCAGCTCTTCGAAGGCCTTTTTGTATTCCCCCAGTTCCTGGTACAGCAAAACGGAGTTGGTCAGGTTATCGAGCAGTTTTTCTTTTTTCGTATTGGAATTCGACCGGGCGATGAGGGCCCTGGCGTCACGGAGGAGCCGTTCCGCTTCGGGGTATTCCTTGAGCATGATACGGGAATAGGCCATCTGGTTCAGCACCTCGGCGTGCGACAATACTTCCGTGCGGCTGTAAACGGCGAGGGACTGGTCAAAATCCGCGATGGCTTCCCGGTACTGCCCGAATTCATTTTCGCAGATGCCGCGGTTGCTGAGGGCGGCGGCCATCATGTTGTCCATGCCGTGCTGCCGGGCGATGGCGAAGGTACTGTCGAAGTACCGGCGGGCCGTCTCGAAATCATCTTTCAGCAGGTACACCAGCCCCAGCGCGTTCATCGACACGGCCAGCCGGCGGGTATTGCCGGCTTTCCGATAGATGTCGTGCGCCTGCTGATGGTATTGGAGGGCAAACTGGGTGTTCTCGGTATCGTAAAATATCCAGCCCAGGTTGGTCACGCAACGGGCGATGGCGCTGTCGTTTTTGGCGGCGAGGCACAGGTCCAGCGCGGTATAGCCATAGTTCAGCGCCTGGTCGTACTGGTCGTTATACAGGTATCCTTCCGAGAGGTTCAGCAGGGACGCGGCCTGCAGGGCGGTGTTTTCTTCCTTCAGCGACAGCAGGTAGGCCTCGTTGGCCAGCACGAGGGCGTGGTTGGTAGAGTCCTTATTATAATAGGCCGCCAGCTGGTTCAGGATCCTGATCCTTTCAGGCGCGTGAAGGCTTTTATCTGTGAGCACCCGGCCCAGGCTATCCATATTCAGCTGCGCCCTGGCCGGCACGCCGATGTACAAACACACTGCAAAAAGGAGTAGCCATCTCATCATGCAGGAAAAGTAATAAATTTTTACATCCTCGAGCGGGGCGGGTGCGCACTTTTTTATTTCGAAAAGTTGGAGGTGTTCCCCACATGCGTTTAACCTTCCTCCTTTCCGCGCGACGTGATAAGTTACCCCGCTTTTGCAGGCGTTCATCCTGCCGGCCGTCACCCGGTACCGGTAGTTTGCCTAAGAACAGCGTATAAAAAAGCGCCCCGATAGTGATCGGGGCGCTTTTTTATACTATATCCGCACATTCACTTTCAGCACCACGTTCCGCCCGGCGCTGCTGATGCCGGACGAAAACAGGCGGTAATGCCTGTCGAGGATATTTTCCACGGCGGCCTGCACCCGGAAGCGCGAACCTAATTTCCATACGGAAGAAAAGTTCAGCGTATACCAGGCCGGCATACCTTCCGCGGGGGCGTACTGCTGGTTGTCCTCCCCGTAAGGGTTGTAGTCTTTGAGACGTTTCCAGCCGTTATAGAGTGCGTACGCTTCCAGCTCCATGAAGCGGTATCGGTATTGCACGCCGGTTTTGCCGAACAGCGGGGGGATGTGGTCCATCGGCACCTGTTTCCCGTCTTTCCCTTTATAACGGCCATGCGTATACGTGATGGTGCTGTTCAGCGCCAGCCCTTCAACAGGCTCCAGCTCCACACCGGCCTGCAAACCACGGATGCTGGCGCTGGCTTTGTTCTGGTTGGCGACTACCGGGGTCATCTTCCCGTCGTAGAGAATTTCACTCTCGCCGTTGAGCGTAAAACGGTCCAGCACAATGGCGTTGCGGAACAGGCTGTAAAACGCCGTCGCATCCACGGTAGCCCATCCGCCGAAATGCCGGCTCACGCCGAGGTCGAAGTTCAGCGTCTGCTCCGGGCGCAGCGAGGGATTGGGCACCACCAGCTGCGTACCGCCGGCGGATTCGAATACCTTGGCGAGGTCGTCGATGTTGGGGGCGCGGAAGCCGGTGCTGGTGTTAAACGTCAGTTTTGTAGCATCATCGGGCAGATAGATCAGGCCGGCATTGGCGCTGAACGTTACATTCCGCTGCGAGGCTTCGGTGAAGGGAAGATGCAGAATCGCCGTGTCGCGGAAACTGCTTTCAAGGCTCACGTAGTTCACCCGCAGGCCGTCGTTAAGAATCAGTTTGCCGGGAACGATCTTCCACAAATGCTGCGCGTAGGCACCGGTGTAATACATGTTATTCCGGCCATCGGGATACCGCGTGCCGAGACCGTACCCTTTCGCGCCGCTTTTTACATTCATGCGGAAGGCGGTGGATTGCAGAAAGTTGAACTGCCCGTCCACACCGGTGCTCAGCTCATGCCGGCCGCTGCTTTTGCGCAGGTCGACATGAAAGGCGGCTACGCCGATATTCTCGATACGATGCTCCCGCGTGTCGTTCCGGTACGCGCGCTGCATACGGCTTTCCTCGATCTGCTGGTAACTGGCCCCGGCCATCAGCCGGTCGAAGAAACGGCCCTGCCGTTGGGCATTATAGGTGTAAGATGCCAGCAGCCGGTCCTGTGGGCCGTAGTACCATTCCGCCCAGCGCAGCTGGCCATTGCGGCGGTCGGTCAACCTATCGTACCGCGGGATGTCGCTGCTGGTGGAATATTGCAGGTTGAGCTCATGAATATGACCGGCCTTGGGCTGCCAGCGCAATTTCTGCAGCAGGTCGTACTGTTTGTAGGCGCTGAAGCGCTGCACGCGGTCGTCCGCATTCCGCATCACGGAATCGATGCCGTTTACCTGCGTAATGCAGGCAGGCCGCTTCCCGAAGTCGCCATACGCATCGCGGTGGTTGCTGCCCGCGCGGAGGTCGCCGAAATTGCTGTAGCTGAAAGAAGTCAGCGAAGCGAGGCGCTTCCCTCCCGCCATCACATCCACATGCCCGGTGTACTCCCCGTACGCGCTGCTGTAACGCGCGGCGATGTTCGTTTTCGTATAGACGCGCCCGGTTTCCGAGAACGCCGGCTTGCGGGTCTGGAAATGGATAATGCCGCCGAGCGCGTCGGAGCCGTATATCGTGGAAGCGGGACCGAAGAGGATTTCCACCTTGTCTACGATATCATCGTCGATGGTGATCACGTTTTGCAGATGGCCCGTTCGGTAAATCGCATTGTTCATCCGCACCCCGTCTACCACCAGCAGAATGCGGCTGGCCTCGAATCCCCGCAGCACAGGGCTGCCGCCGCCCAGCTGGCTGCGCTGTACGAATACTTTCCCGCTCTGCTCCAGCAGCCCGCCGGTGTTGTTCGACAACGAGCGCGCGATATCGTCGGGCTGCAGCACTTCCACCTTGGCCGCCACGTGCCGGCGGTTCTCTTCGAATTTATTGGCCGTCACGATCACCTCCCGGAGGGGGCGGGCCGTATCCGGCGCAGCTTTCTGCGCCAGTACCGGCCCGCTCCACAACAGGGAGCAAAAAATCAGTTTGTGTTTCAACATATCATTGTCCGTAGTAGATTCCGAAAAATTATTGTACCACGAGCTTCTCCGTTACAGACTGGCTGCCGGTATCCACTTTGATAAAATAAATACCCTTCGCCAGCTCGCTCACCTGCAGCGTTACCTTGTTTACACCTTTCACCAGCTGCTGCTTGCGCCACATCACCACACGCCCGTCGCTGGTAGATACGGTCAGCAATGCGGTAGCGTCTTTGGTGTTGGAGAATTCGATCACGGCCGACTGGCTGGCAGGGTTGGGATACAACCGCACCGGCATGGTGGCCGCAATTTCCTGCACCGGTTCCTGTTTGCCGCTGGCGGCGATAAGCAACGGCGCCGGCGGACTGCTGATCAGGTCGAAGCGCCATTTCTGCGCGTTGGTATTGTTGCTGTCCCAGATCTGTACTTTGGTCATGTTCGCATCGGTGCCGCCGTTGAGGTCGAGCGACTTACCCGGCGCATGTTTGGGCACCAGGCGATAATAACCGCCTCCCGCGCCTTCAATGCGCCATTGCTGCTGGGGCACGCTGGCGCTGTCGTAAATCTGCACCGGCGTACCATTCGCGGTAGCGGCGCCTTCTACGTCCATCACCTTGCCGGTGGCATGCTGCGGGATCAGTTTGTAATACCCGCCGCCGAGGTGCGCGATCTGCCAGCGCTGGTTGTTGGTATTTCCGTCTGAATAAATGATCAGGTCGGTGCCATTGGTGGTGGCGCTGCCCGGCACGTCGACGTTGCGGGTGAGTGCGGCCGCGGATTTGATTTCATACACACCGCCCGGCACCAGCACCGAAGCAGCCGTTGCCAGCGGCACTTCCCAGATGCCGCGCCCGTAAGTGCCTACGCGCAGCAGTTTGGTGGCGCCGGAATAATAAATATCGATGTCGCGGAACTGGCTGCTGGAAGGCATGCCATGAGAATAGACGATCCAGTCCGTCATGTTCCTGTTCTTGTAATACACCACGTTGTTGATCAGGTAAGTGCTTTCGTCGGTGCTCGTGGTATCGGTGATGATCTCGCGGATGTTCACCGTGGGCAGCGAGCCGCTGATATTGGTCCAGGTAACGCCCGCATCGGTAGAGCGGTACATGCGGCTGCCGCAGGAAAGATACACCACGTTCTGATCGTTGGCCACCGTGGCGATCTGCACGCCGCCGGTGATGCTGGCAGGCACGTCGCTTTGTTTGGTGAATACCGGCGTACCGGCTGTGGCGTTCTGGCTGATGTAAAATTCCGTGTTCAATACAAGGTACAGGTAGCTGGTGTTGGCGGCCGACGGCTCGATGGCTTTCAGCGACTTGGCGGTATTGTAAATGGCCGTCCACGTCGGCGGATTGGTCTGCATGTTCGATGTGCGGAAAATTGTGTCGTTCCCTACAAAAGCGATATTGGCATCGCGGGAAAAAGCGATGCGCGTGGCGCCGGTGGCGGCGGCGGGCAAACCAAGATTCTGGGTGGTGTTCGCCAGCAGCTCGCGGCGCTGGGTGGCACCGTAATAGGCGCTGTTGGTGAGCGTGCGGTCGAACTGGTAAAAGGGCGTGTAGTCACCACCCCGGTTGGTGTACCAGGTGTTGATGTTGTAATACACCTCCCCGTTGTCCTGCGTTCCGCCGCCCATCACGCCGATGGTTTTGTGGCTGTTGCCCATGTGATAAAATTCCGTAGAGGCAAGGCCGTCCGACTTCGGCGTCCAGAGGCTGCCGCCATCGGTACTGATCCAGATGCCGCCGTCGTTGCAATTGTATATCTGTGTAGGGATAAGCGGATGATAACGGATGCAGTGCATGTCCGTATGGATCTCCGTGGCCCAGTTCGTCTGCATCTGGCTCCAGGTAACGCCCCCGTCGAGGCTGCGCCAAACGAGGTGCGATACGAGGAACAGCGTGTTCGCATCGCTCCAGCCGGCGGTAATGTCGAAGTTGTAGTTGCCCTGCCCGCCGGATGTACCGGAGTAGCCGGCGAGGTTGGGCGTGATGTCGCCGCGGATTTGCGTGAAGGTATTGCCGCTGTCGGTGGATTTATAAATGATGCCGCCTTTGTCGTTGTTGCTGCCGATGCAGCTGACATACACCACGGAAGTATTGGCGGGTGTTACCGCGATGCGGCTGCCGCTGCCGGGCACGGCGGGCGCAACGGAAGTGATGAGCGTCCAGGTGTCGCCGAAATCGGTGGATTTATAAAACTCCGCCTGCCGCGTAATCGCGTACACGGTATTGCTGC
Protein-coding sequences here:
- a CDS encoding SusC/RagA family TonB-linked outer membrane protein; protein product: MWKLLRGNGILLFLFLTGLTVIAQAAPASWTLKGKVTDTNGKPIPGASVGVKNTSAGTLTGETGAFTLTVPENATLVISSIGFQTREIVLTSNKDLVVVLEENVKGLDEVLVIGYGTQKKGDVTAAISSVNTKNLSKQPSGNIGTMLQGQAAGVIVSAGTGNPAANPVVLVRGLNSINNSNPLYVVDGIPLGYAYDINPNDIESVSILKDASAATIYGARAAGGVIIITTKKGKTGEPRITFNSYVSLHRLNNNIDLLGKAPMNKVVKEAYANDGETPPIYVQDDSKYANSDWLGAFTKQGVEQKYDVDVAGASEKISYRLSLGHWEHSGSIINSGSKRDNVRLNTEIKLLNNRLKISPILAYTRFNNKNFGDVNGDGNAGFSPIMNVYNTLPHKRIYDAASVNGFAKPETELGSGNPVGERMLNNGSTIDDHLQFNIAADLKLWKGFSYNFTLGRNIVNTFDYTQTDPYDFGAQALVENPSRSESRGRNEFTVFTHLLNYEKQLGDHNFKAMYGFSREKSVSQGTSGAGNHLSSPLIESLSGLIIDGTGDFIRAGGWNFSSTLQSYFGRASYNYDDKYFLQASLRRDGSSRFGSLNRYGNFYSFSAGWNLHKENFFNIPWISELKPRVSYGTVGNQNVSNFQYLAKIFLAGSDPYLNYPFGSSLSQQVYVGAIAATLANNNIKWEQTATLNAGVNFGFLKGAITGSFDYFSSKTSDMLAETPIPTSSGITALPLTNIADMENKGWELTATYRPAPRAFNWDVTVNVSHSRNKIIRLGYDEGVIADGYVDFNNRGTTLTKKGEALASFYLYKTAGIFRSQAEVDAHVGKTGDPLQPNAKPGDLRFVDTNGDGALDDNDKQLMGNGLPNLDYGLTFNASYKNFDLMVFFNGKQGQKMYNGAKMFLYRFYRSADLLNAWSPSNPNGSVYRLSNADENENLRVSDYFLEDASFLRLRNLQIGYTLPQQLSSRMHLDRLRIYAGAYNLLTFTKYTGFDPDLSNTGIFSRGIDRGYYPLSRSFVFGLNVGF
- a CDS encoding tetratricopeptide repeat protein: MMRWLLLFAVCLYIGVPARAQLNMDSLGRVLTDKSLHAPERIRILNQLAAYYNKDSTNHALVLANEAYLLSLKEENTALQAASLLNLSEGYLYNDQYDQALNYGYTALDLCLAAKNDSAIARCVTNLGWIFYDTENTQFALQYHQQAHDIYRKAGNTRRLAVSMNALGLVYLLKDDFETARRYFDSTFAIARQHGMDNMMAAALSNRGICENEFGQYREAIADFDQSLAVYSRTEVLSHAEVLNQMAYSRIMLKEYPEAERLLRDARALIARSNSNTKKEKLLDNLTNSVLLYQELGEYKKAFEELQEYTKVRNQILSKSKSEAISALKLKREAQENETRIITLVAQKELRAFQRNALAVGVVLIIIIGLLFYSKLRQKQKKEQELEAVRRALIKQELDGALMEKAALNDKLEFRDNDLKNYALYISQRNEMIRHFIDELTSLDIHNEAKKENIARFNRMVHKFQHDLDINKDAQDFNLSVNEIHKDFFYNLLQQFPGLTENERRLCAQIRLNLSIKDIASLNNISVKSVEMARYRLRKVFNLEHKDSLSDFLKNF
- a CDS encoding TonB-dependent receptor plug domain-containing protein; this encodes MLKHKLIFCSLLWSGPVLAQKAAPDTARPLREVIVTANKFEENRRHVAAKVEVLQPDDIARSLSNNTGGLLEQSGKVFVQRSQLGGGSPVLRGFEASRILLVVDGVRMNNAIYRTGHLQNVITIDDDIVDKVEILFGPASTIYGSDALGGIIHFQTRKPAFSETGRVYTKTNIAARYSSAYGEYTGHVDVMAGGKRLASLTSFSYSNFGDLRAGSNHRDAYGDFGKRPACITQVNGIDSVMRNADDRVQRFSAYKQYDLLQKLRWQPKAGHIHELNLQYSTSSDIPRYDRLTDRRNGQLRWAEWYYGPQDRLLASYTYNAQRQGRFFDRLMAGASYQQIEESRMQRAYRNDTREHRIENIGVAAFHVDLRKSSGRHELSTGVDGQFNFLQSTAFRMNVKSGAKGYGLGTRYPDGRNNMYYTGAYAQHLWKIVPGKLILNDGLRVNYVSLESSFRDTAILHLPFTEASQRNVTFSANAGLIYLPDDATKLTFNTSTGFRAPNIDDLAKVFESAGGTQLVVPNPSLRPEQTLNFDLGVSRHFGGWATVDATAFYSLFRNAIVLDRFTLNGESEILYDGKMTPVVANQNKASASIRGLQAGVELEPVEGLALNSTITYTHGRYKGKDGKQVPMDHIPPLFGKTGVQYRYRFMELEAYALYNGWKRLKDYNPYGEDNQQYAPAEGMPAWYTLNFSSVWKLGSRFRVQAAVENILDRHYRLFSSGISSAGRNVVLKVNVRI
- a CDS encoding RICIN domain-containing protein, with amino-acid sequence MQKITTLLAGFLLLTAYALKAQTSQPWTEIGPIKFPTNKVGQINGIGRIVQIKFHPTTAAKMYAVSAHALWKTTDTGRTWAIVPGTDDMPTMACASVCVDRTDENIMYLGTGDPNYYSQSLGVWKSTDGGVLFNRIGESTIGSRMAVEILQSPSATNTLLAATNDGIWKSTDAGVTWTKTQADVNFCDMRVNAASGSNTVYAITRQAEFYKSTDFGDTWTLITSVAPAVPGSGSRIAVTPANTSVVYVSCIGSNNDKGGIIYKSTDSGNTFTQIRGDITPNLAGYSGTSGGQGNYNFDITAGWSDANTLFLVSHLVWRSLDGGVTWSQMQTNWATEIHTDMHCIRYHPLIPTQIYNCNDGGIWISTDGGSLWTPKSDGLASTEFYHMGNSHKTIGVMGGGTQDNGEVYYNINTWYTNRGGDYTPFYQFDRTLTNSAYYGATQRRELLANTTQNLGLPAAATGATRIAFSRDANIAFVGNDTIFRTSNMQTNPPTWTAIYNTAKSLKAIEPSAANTSYLYLVLNTEFYISQNATAGTPVFTKQSDVPASITGGVQIATVANDQNVVYLSCGSRMYRSTDAGVTWTNISGSLPTVNIREIITDTTSTDESTYLINNVVYYKNRNMTDWIVYSHGMPSSSQFRDIDIYYSGATKLLRVGTYGRGIWEVPLATAASVLVPGGVYEIKSAAALTRNVDVPGSATTNGTDLIIYSDGNTNNQRWQIAHLGGGYYKLIPQHATGKVMDVEGAATANGTPVQIYDSASVPQQQWRIEGAGGGYYRLVPKHAPGKSLDLNGGTDANMTKVQIWDSNNTNAQKWRFDLISSPPAPLLIAASGKQEPVQEIAATMPVRLYPNPASQSAVIEFSNTKDATALLTVSTSDGRVVMWRKQQLVKGVNKVTLQVSELAKGIYFIKVDTGSQSVTEKLVVQ